Proteins co-encoded in one Caldisericota bacterium genomic window:
- a CDS encoding CinA family protein, whose translation MLAKRLGKLLKDRRFTIAVAESLTGGLFSKRITDIPGSSDYFLGGIVAYGYFAKEKILNVPESTLRNRGLVSKETASYLAKNVSLLFNSDIGVGLTGVAGPLNQEDKPVGLVYIAVFYNGNTSVIEEHFTGNRGKIRAEAVDTAMELIIRTIGG comes from the coding sequence ATGTTAGCAAAAAGATTAGGAAAATTATTAAAAGATAGAAGATTTACTATTGCTGTTGCAGAATCTCTGACAGGCGGGTTGTTTTCTAAAAGGATTACAGACATTCCCGGAAGTTCCGATTATTTTTTGGGTGGCATTGTAGCATATGGTTATTTTGCAAAGGAAAAGATATTAAATGTGCCCGAAAGTACATTAAGAAATAGAGGTTTGGTGAGCAAAGAAACAGCTTCTTATCTGGCAAAAAATGTTTCTTTGCTTTTTAATTCTGATATAGGAGTAGGACTTACAGGAGTAGCCGGTCCTTTAAATCAGGAAGACAAGCCAGTTGGTTTAGTTTACATTGCTGTTTTTTACAATGGAAATACTTCTGTTATTGAGGAGCATTTTACTGGTAATAGGGGAAAAATTCGCGCAGAAGCCGTTGATACAGCAATGGAATTAATAATTAGGACAATAGGAGGTTAA
- a CDS encoding ATP-dependent 6-phosphofructokinase, producing the protein MKIGVLTGGGDCPGLNPAIRGVVYRALNYNDEVIGFEEGWKGPLECLTRSLDLKSVDEIINYGGTILFTSRTNPFAIENGAERVIGNLKKFGIEALIAIGGDDTLGAASKLYKLGMNVVGVPKTMDNDLSGTDYTFGFDTSVSIAVDALNRLRDTARSHRRIIVLEVMGRHTGWVALFTGIAGGANWVLLPEEKPDFDAMCEHLKKSYKRKGYALVVVSEGTELPVDSDSEVDQFGHKLLQKRGAGEFVANLIKEKTGISTRSAVIGHIQRGGSPTIFDRMLGTRVGVKAVDMVHNGEFGKMAAIVNNKIDAVPLEQAAGRLKMVSNDWLKLLKVFLK; encoded by the coding sequence ATGAAAATAGGAGTTTTAACAGGAGGAGGAGATTGTCCCGGTTTAAATCCTGCCATAAGGGGAGTTGTTTATAGAGCGCTTAATTACAATGATGAAGTGATAGGTTTTGAAGAGGGATGGAAAGGACCTCTTGAATGCTTAACTCGTTCACTTGACTTAAAAAGTGTTGACGAGATTATAAATTATGGTGGTACAATTTTATTTACATCGCGCACTAATCCCTTTGCTATAGAGAATGGCGCCGAACGAGTTATTGGAAATCTTAAAAAATTTGGGATAGAGGCGCTCATTGCAATTGGAGGCGATGATACACTTGGTGCAGCATCAAAACTGTACAAATTAGGTATGAATGTAGTTGGGGTACCAAAAACGATGGATAATGATCTTAGTGGGACAGACTACACATTTGGATTTGATACTTCAGTGAGCATTGCTGTGGATGCCTTGAATAGATTGAGAGATACTGCGCGTTCTCATCGTAGAATTATAGTACTTGAAGTAATGGGAAGACATACAGGATGGGTAGCTCTGTTTACAGGTATAGCAGGTGGCGCTAATTGGGTACTTCTTCCGGAAGAAAAACCAGATTTTGATGCAATGTGTGAGCATCTTAAAAAAAGTTATAAACGCAAAGGATATGCGCTTGTTGTCGTTTCTGAAGGAACAGAACTTCCTGTTGATTCTGATAGCGAAGTGGATCAGTTTGGACATAAACTTCTTCAGAAGAGAGGTGCAGGTGAGTTTGTGGCCAATCTCATAAAAGAAAAGACAGGCATTTCTACGCGCTCAGCGGTGATTGGGCATATACAGAGAGGCGGTTCTCCTACTATATTTGATAGGATGCTTGGGACTCGTGTAGGAGTAAAGGCGGTAGATATGGTGCATAATGGAGAATTTGGAAAAATGGCGGCAATAGTTAACAACAAAATTGATGCAGTTCCACTGGAACAGGCAGCAGGAAGGCTGAAAATGGTTTCTAATGATTGGCTTAAATTGCTTAAGGTGTTT